From the Cherax quadricarinatus isolate ZL_2023a chromosome 67, ASM3850222v1, whole genome shotgun sequence genome, one window contains:
- the LOC138854698 gene encoding zinc finger protein 271-like yields the protein MSTPHEEESDQAAQILVYPEEKLYKSSECLEHFLHTGIHKIKKMLQCSECQKIFSKNSDLVRHSRIHTGEKPYQCSQCLKDFSQKSSLAQHMKIHTGEKPHRCSECLKNFSNKSGLIHHIQIHTKVKPYQCSECLKDFNHKSGLIQHMKIHSGERPHQCSECVKSFSSKSGLIQHMKIHTGVKPYECSECLKAFNYKSDLVKHIRIHTGEKPYECSVCLKGFSQRYSLVQHMKIHTEEKPYQCSECLKVFSHKSDLIRHTRTHTGEKPYQCSVCLKDLSQKSSLVQHMKIHTEGKPYHCSKCLKDLSQKSSLALHMKIHTEEKPHQCSECLKVFNHKSDLLRHIRIHTGEKPYQCSECGKDFSQKSHLTSHKKIHSGEKLYQCSECLKDFIYKSSLAQHMKIHTGEKPYQCLECGKEFNQKSHLVLHKKIHTGEKPHHCTECGKKFSQKSHLLSHKKIHTGEKPFKCLECLKDFTKKYHLAQHTKIHTGEKPFHCSECLKDFSAKSNLIKHIRIHNR from the coding sequence ATGTCTACCCCACATGAAGAAGAATCTGATCAAGCAGCACAAATTTTAGTTTATCCAGAAGAGAAACTATATAAAAGTTCTGAGTGTCTGGAACACTTTTTACATACCGGGattcataaaataaaaaaaatgcttcagtgttcagagtgtcaaaAAATTTTTTCTAAAAATTCTGATTTAGTAAGACACTCTAGAATTCATACTGGAGAAAAACCATACCAGTGTTCCCAGTGTCTAAAAGATTTCTCCCAGAAATCTAGTCTAGCACAACACATGAaaattcatactggagagaaaccacatCGATGCTCAGAATGTCTGAAAAACTTTTCAAATAAATCGGGTTTAATAcatcacatacaaattcataccaaagtgaaaccatatcaatgttcagaatgTTTAAAAGATTTTAATCATAAATCTGGTTTAATACAACACATGAAAATTCATAGTGGAGAGAGACCacatcagtgctcagagtgtGTGAAAAGCTTTTCCAGTAAATCTGGTTTAATACAGCATATGAAAATTCATACTGGAGTGAAGCCATATGagtgttctgagtgtctgaaagCCTTTAACTATAAATCTGATTTAGTAAAACACATTAGAATTCATACTGGAGAAAAACCATATGAATGTTCTGTGTGTCTAAAAGGCTTTTCCCAAAGGTATAGTTTAGTACAACACATGAAAATTCACACTGAggagaagccatatcagtgttcagaatgtctgaaagtTTTTTCCCATAAATCTGATTTAATAAGACACACGAGAACTCACACTGGAGAAAAACcataccagtgttcagtgtgtctaaAAGACCTTTCCCAAAAATCTAGTTTAGTACAGCACATGAAAATTCACACTGAAGGGAAACCATATCATTGTTCAAAGTGTTTAAAGGACCTTTCCCAAAAATCTAGTTTAGCACTTCACATGAAAATTCACACTGAAGAAAAGCcacatcagtgttcagagtgtctgaaagtTTTTAACCATAAATCTGATTTATTAAGACACATTAGAATTCATACTGGAGAAAAACCATACCAGTGTTCAGAGTGTGGAAAAGATTTTTCCCAAAAATCTCATTTAACATCACACAAAAAAATCCATTCTGGAGAAAAactatatcagtgttcagagtgtctaaaagaCTTTATCTATAAATCAAGTTTAGCACAGCACATGAAGATTCATACtggagaaaaaccatatcagtgtttagAATGTGGAAAAGAATTTAACCAAAAATCTCATTTAGTTTTACACAAAAAAATCCATACTGGAGAAAAACCACATCACTGTACAGAGTGTGGAAAAAAGTTTTCCCAAAAATCTCATTTATTATCCCACAAGAaaattcatactggagagaaaccattcAAGTGTTTAGAGTGTCTGAAAGACTTTACCAAAAAATATCATTTAGCTCAGCACACAAAAATtcacacaggagagaaaccatttcATTGCTCGGAGTGTCTGAAAGATTTTTCAGCAAAATCAAATTTAATAAAACACATAAGAATTCATAATAGATAA